The Mangrovimonas cancribranchiae nucleotide sequence TTTCGTAACCATACATTTTAGGATGCTCCGACAAAAGCCTTAAAATAATGGTCGTTAAACTACCTTTATACAATTTTGAATTTGACATAAAACAAATATACCTAAAATTCTTATGTATAAAATACTTAGGTATTATTTTTTTCTTAATTTCAACGGTATAAGTCAACGCTTCCTTATTTTTGCCAAAAATTTATTCTATGGCAACGTTTCATAAACTCACTATAAAACATATTATTAGAGAAACTTCTAAAGCAGTAAGTATTGCTTTTGAAGTTCCCGACGAATTAAAATCTGAATTTCTATTTAAAGCGGGACAATACATTACCTTAAAAACCACTTTAAACGGTGAAGAAATCCGCCGTGATTATTCCATTTGTTCAACACCGCAAAGTGGCGACCTAAAAGTAGCCGTAAAAGCTGTTGAAAATGGGACGTTTTCGCAATATGCCAATACACAATTACAAGAAGGCGATACGCTAGATGTTGCGCCACCAAATGGTCGTTTTACGTTTGAGCCTGATACATCGGCCAACAGAACCATTATGGCTTTTGCTGCCGGTAGCGGAATTACACCTGTTATTGGCATTATAAAAACCCTTTTAACTGAAGAGCCTAATAGCAAAGCGGTTTTAGTTTATGGCAACAAAACCCCCGAAGAAGCCATTTTCTTGCAAGAATTAATCGCATTGCAATCGCAATACAGTGATCGGTTTTCCTTGCAATTGGTGTTTAGTCAAACGCAAGAAGACGATGCACTTTTTGGACGTATTGAAAAAAGCTCTATCAATTTCAGCATAAAGAGACATATAAAAGACGCTGATGTTGACGCCTACTATTTATGTGGTCCAGAAGGTATGATTACCACAGTAAGCGACGTCCTAACAGAAAGTGGTATTGCCAAGGACAAGATTAAGTTTGAACTGTTCCAAGCCTCAACTCCAGAGCCTTCTAACGGAACTGATATTTCTGAAGGGCAAACCCAAGTCACGGTTATTTTAGATGATGAGGAAACCACCTTTGTGATGGACAACAAAAAATCGGTTTTGGAAGCAGCGTTAGCCGAAGATCTCGATGCACCATATTCTTGCCAAGGCGGCATTTGTAGTAGTTGTTTGGCACGACTTAAAGAAGGTGAAGTAGATATGCGCCAGAACAATATTTTAACCGATAATGAGGTTGCTGAAGGCTTGGTACTAACCTGTCAATCACACCCAAAAACACCTAAGATTATCGTAGATTATGATGATATTTAGAATTCCTGAAAAGCAGGAATCTCTTAAAAAGAGACACTGAAATCGAAAAGTCGATGAGTCTATCTCGCTTCACTTGAAATGACAACCTGTACTTTATCTACAACCCTTTCAACTGGAATACTTCCGGCTGCATTTTCATAACCTTCAGGAAGTTTATCACCATAAACCGAGGTTGGTATTTTTGGATATTGGTTCCTATCGGCTAGTAAACAATAATCTTCTGGTTGGTTAAATGGTGCAAAACCAGCATACGGATGCGTCACGCCCCAAATGGTAACCGTTTTTATACCTAACATAGCTGCTAAATGTGCGTTACCCGAATCCATAGAGAGCATCACATCAAGATTGGAAATCACATCTAATTCTTCTTTGAACAGTAATCGACCGGCAAGGTTAACTAGATTTTTATTATCGCACCAAGACTCTAAAATTTCGGCTTCGGCTTGGCTACCAAAAAGAATGACTTTATACGTTTTTGAAAGTGTTTTAACGACTTGTTGCATCATTCCCAACGGATACATTTTACTCTCGTGAGCCGCAAATGGCGCCACGCCAATCCATTGTAAATGATCTTGTCCGAGCAATTTTTTGGAAGCTTCAGAAAGTTGCCTGCGTTCTGGAAATTCTGGATTTGATAAATCAACAGGAAACCCTAAGTTTTTAAATACATCGGCATACCGCTGATAGGTTGTTTTAAGTTGCTGAAAACTTTCCCCTAAAACCAAGGCTTTCTTCTCGGCGCGACCTTTATCTATTTGAGTGGTTTTTATTCCGAATAGAAACGTTTTTAAGATTTTTGATCGTAAGACATTATGCAAATCTGCAATGGCGTCAATTTGTAGGGTTTTAAGTGCTTTGGATAGTTTCCAAAGACCTAAAACACCTTTATGTTTTCCTTTTACATCAGCGATATAAACCGTAACATTAGGAATGTCTTCAAAAAAAGGCGCAAAAAAACCGCGCGTAAGCACGGTTACTTTTATATTAGGGTATTGTTTAGTAAAAGCTCTCAACACAGGAACTGTCATCGCTACGTCACCCATTGCGGAAAGACGAATAACAATTATGTGACTGGGCTTTAACATCTATTCCTTAAAGAGATCCTGCTTCTGCAGGGCGTTTTTACTTTCTAGCACGAAGTACTGGGTTAAGCTCGTCGTCGTTGTACATTTTCATTTGCTTGTACACTTTCATATACTTATCGCCATTGGCAATATCGTTAAGCAAATCGTCGATAGCAGTCGATAAATCTACGCGTTGTTCAAGCAACACGTCTAATTTTTTCTGGCAAGCGTCTCGATGGTCTTGAGAAGCATCTTCACGAGTTGCCTCCACATTCATATGATAAATTTTCAAGGCTAAAATAGATAATCTATCGATGGCCCAAGCTGGGCTTTCGGAATTTATTTTAGCATCTGGCTTTACGGTAACGTCTTTATATTTATCTAAAAAATAACTATCAATAAACTCTACCGTATCGGTTCTATCTTGATTAGAAGCATCAATTTTTCGTTTCAGAGCCAAGGCATCAACGGGGTCGATATTTGGGTCTCTAATAATATCTTCGTAAGCCCATTGTACTGTGTCTATCCAACATTTTCTGTATAACAAATGTGCGATTAAATCCTCGTTTTTGTCATATTTATTATGGAAAGGTTGCTCTACGGTATTTTTGATTTTGTACGTGTTTATAGCCTCTTGAAAAATGCGATTGGCTTTGTCTGAAAACATATCTTTTTAATTTTGAAGTACAAATATAGGTGTATTTCTTAACTTTACTCGATAATCGAGATTTGAATATTACAAAACTGTTTGCTAAATAAATATATTACATATGCACCTACATAACCTTGCCGAAACCAATTCTATTTTAAACACATTTATTGCCGAAATGCGCGATGTAAATATCCAAAAAGACACGATGCGCTTTCGACGAAACATAGAACGTACTGGCGAAATTTTAGGGTATGAATTAAGCAAGTCTCTTAACTTTTCAAACAAGGAAATCACGACTCCTTTAGGCTCTGCAAACTCTAATCTTATTAGTGATGATATTGTGTTGTGTTCCATTTTGCGTGCTGGAGTCCCGCTTCATAATGGGTTGTTAAATTATTTTGACAATGCTGAAAATGCGTTTATTTCAGCCTATAGGCATCATAAAGACAATCCTGAAAGTTTTGAGATTATTGTAGAGTATTTGGCTTGCCCAGACTTGAACAACAAAACCTTAATTCTAGCCGACCCCATGTTGGCCACCGGCCAATCTATGGTTTCTACTTTCGAGGCTTTAAAACCTTTTGGCACACCTAAAAATATTCATTTGGTTAGCGTTATTGGAGCTCAAGAAGGGGTTGATTTTGTCTCAAAACATTTTGATACCAATACCCATTTATGGATTGCCACAGTTGATGAAGCATTAAATGAAAAAGGCTATATTGTTCCAGGTTTAGGTGATGCTGGCGATTTAGCTTTTGGGCAAAAATTACAGCACTAAACTAGCCAAAGGTGTTAAAATTAATAGCCAAAGAAGAACTTCTTTAAACCATTTTTCCGAAGCTATTTCAATATAATTTGTTAGAATAATGGATAATGGTGCAAACAAAAAAATGAATTCAGCACCAGACTTTTCGGGTGCAATCACTAAAATTCCCGCTGCTATTAATACAGCAATTAACACCAATATATAAGAAGGTTTGTAACTTTTAGATTTTGCTTTTAAATTTTTTAGGTAATAGAATAACGACCAAATAAAATAGGATAGAATAATGGTTGTTGAAATAATAATTTGCCTAGAGTTTAGGTTAGTAAAGTCAAGACTTATGCTGTAATTAAACTGTTTGAAATAAGAGTTTAAATCATTTCCTAAAACAATTTGAATACACACCGCAATAATGGCGACGGTTAAGATACCCAAAAAAGGAATAACCCAGTTTTTTACATCTACAATTTTAAAAAGTAAAAGTGCAGCAAAAATCAACACAAAAAACAAGCAAGACCAAAAGTACAGTAAAGTCGCCAAGCTTATCCAAAACGCGGCATCAAAGAGTTTTTTCTTTAACTCTTTTTTAGATCGTAGACTTATAATACGTCGCATAGCAAGTAACACAAAAAGATTTGCTATAAGAATTTTAGAGTTTAAAAATGATTGCGGAATCATTATTAAAAACAATGTAAAAAACAGAATACGATAGCTGTTTTTCTTGGTAAGATTGTTTTTTCCTGTTACAAAATCGAACACAAATACCGAAAACAAACACACCCCAAACAACCCCATTTGTTTTAAAATTGAAACGGTATTTAGCTCAACCGTAACTAACGTTGTTTTAGCCCATATAAAAGCCACCAATAGCATTAGGCTAACTACCAAAAAATGAATGGGCTTTGCTTTGCTAAAAAAACTTGAAATCATTGATATTGTTCGTATATTTGCTCTGTAAATATATAGATAAACCCTTTAAGCTCGTAAAGAGCACCTTAAATTATATACAATGAAAGATTTTTTCTACGCTATTCAAGACCTTTTTGTAAATGTATTATTTACA carries:
- a CDS encoding DUF4254 domain-containing protein, which produces MFSDKANRIFQEAINTYKIKNTVEQPFHNKYDKNEDLIAHLLYRKCWIDTVQWAYEDIIRDPNIDPVDALALKRKIDASNQDRTDTVEFIDSYFLDKYKDVTVKPDAKINSESPAWAIDRLSILALKIYHMNVEATREDASQDHRDACQKKLDVLLEQRVDLSTAIDDLLNDIANGDKYMKVYKQMKMYNDDELNPVLRARK
- a CDS encoding DUF6427 family protein yields the protein MISSFFSKAKPIHFLVVSLMLLVAFIWAKTTLVTVELNTVSILKQMGLFGVCLFSVFVFDFVTGKNNLTKKNSYRILFFTLFLIMIPQSFLNSKILIANLFVLLAMRRIISLRSKKELKKKLFDAAFWISLATLLYFWSCLFFVLIFAALLLFKIVDVKNWVIPFLGILTVAIIAVCIQIVLGNDLNSYFKQFNYSISLDFTNLNSRQIIISTTIILSYFIWSLFYYLKNLKAKSKSYKPSYILVLIAVLIAAGILVIAPEKSGAEFIFLFAPLSIILTNYIEIASEKWFKEVLLWLLILTPLASLVL
- a CDS encoding ferredoxin--NADP reductase yields the protein MATFHKLTIKHIIRETSKAVSIAFEVPDELKSEFLFKAGQYITLKTTLNGEEIRRDYSICSTPQSGDLKVAVKAVENGTFSQYANTQLQEGDTLDVAPPNGRFTFEPDTSANRTIMAFAAGSGITPVIGIIKTLLTEEPNSKAVLVYGNKTPEEAIFLQELIALQSQYSDRFSLQLVFSQTQEDDALFGRIEKSSINFSIKRHIKDADVDAYYLCGPEGMITTVSDVLTESGIAKDKIKFELFQASTPEPSNGTDISEGQTQVTVILDDEETTFVMDNKKSVLEAALAEDLDAPYSCQGGICSSCLARLKEGEVDMRQNNILTDNEVAEGLVLTCQSHPKTPKIIVDYDDI
- a CDS encoding glycosyltransferase family 9 protein; this encodes MLKPSHIIVIRLSAMGDVAMTVPVLRAFTKQYPNIKVTVLTRGFFAPFFEDIPNVTVYIADVKGKHKGVLGLWKLSKALKTLQIDAIADLHNVLRSKILKTFLFGIKTTQIDKGRAEKKALVLGESFQQLKTTYQRYADVFKNLGFPVDLSNPEFPERRQLSEASKKLLGQDHLQWIGVAPFAAHESKMYPLGMMQQVVKTLSKTYKVILFGSQAEAEILESWCDNKNLVNLAGRLLFKEELDVISNLDVMLSMDSGNAHLAAMLGIKTVTIWGVTHPYAGFAPFNQPEDYCLLADRNQYPKIPTSVYGDKLPEGYENAAGSIPVERVVDKVQVVISSEAR
- the upp gene encoding uracil phosphoribosyltransferase → MHLHNLAETNSILNTFIAEMRDVNIQKDTMRFRRNIERTGEILGYELSKSLNFSNKEITTPLGSANSNLISDDIVLCSILRAGVPLHNGLLNYFDNAENAFISAYRHHKDNPESFEIIVEYLACPDLNNKTLILADPMLATGQSMVSTFEALKPFGTPKNIHLVSVIGAQEGVDFVSKHFDTNTHLWIATVDEALNEKGYIVPGLGDAGDLAFGQKLQH